The following is a genomic window from Bubalus bubalis isolate 160015118507 breed Murrah chromosome 6, NDDB_SH_1, whole genome shotgun sequence.
CTGCAAAGATGGAAACGACCTTCTACGACGATGCCCTCAACGCCTCGTTCCTCCAGTCTGAGAGCGGCGCCTACGGCTACAGTAACCCCAAGATTCTGAAGCAGAGCATGACCCTGAATCTGGCCGACCCGGTGGGCAGCCTGAAGCCGCACCTCCGGGCCAAGAACTCCGACCTCCTCACCTCTCCCGACGTGGGGCTGCTCAAGCTGGCGTCACCCGAGCTGGAGCGCCTAATCATACAGTCCAGCAACGGGCATATCACCACCACGCCGACCCCCACCCAGTTCCTGTGCCCCAAGAACGTGACGGACGAGCAGGAGGGATTCGCCGAGGGCTTCGTGCGCGCCCTGGCCGAACTGCACAGCCAGAACACGCTGCCCAGCGTCACGTCGGCGGCGCAGCCGGTCAGCGGGGCGGGCCTGGTGGCCCCGGCGGTGGCCTCGGTGGCGGGCGGCAGCGGCAGCGGTGGCTTCAGCGCCAGCCTGCACAGCGAGCCGCCGGTCTACGCCAACCTCAGCAACTTCAACCCCGGCTCGCTGAGCAGCGGCGGCGGGGCGCCCTCCTATGGCGCGGCTGGCCTGGCCTTTCCCGcgcagccccagcagcagcagcagcaaccgcCGCAGCCGCCGCACCACCTGCCCCAGCAGATCCCCGTGCAGCACCCGCGGCTGCAGGCCCTGAAGGAGGAGCCGCAGACGGTGCCCGAGATGCCCGGGGAAACGCCGCCCCTGTCCCCCATCGACATGGAGTCCCAGGAGCGGATCAAGGCGGAGAGGAAGCGCATGAGGAACCGCATCGCTGCCTCCAAGTGCCGGAAAAGGAAGCTGGAGAGGATCGCGCGGCtggaggaaaaagtgaaaaccttGAAAGCGCAGAACTCGGAGCTGGCGTCCACGGCCAATATGCTCAGGGAACAGGTGGCCCAGCTTAAACAGAAAGTCATGAACCACGTTAACAGCGGGTGCCAACTCATGCTAACGCAGCAGTTGCAAACGTTTTGAGGCGAGACTGTCGGGGGCTGAGGGGCAAcggagaaaaaatataaataacacagAGAGACAGATTTGAGAACTTGACAAGTTGCGAgagggaaacagagaaaaaaaaaagtgtccgaGGACTAAAGCCAAGAGTATCCAAGTTGGACTGGGTTGCGTCCTGACGGCGCCCCCAGTGTGCACGAGTAGGAAGGACTTGGCGCGCCCTCCCTTGGCGAGGAGCCAGGGAACGGCCGCTCGCGGGCTGCCCCGCTTTGCGGACGGGCTGTCCCCGCGCAAACAGAACGTTagacttttctttaacattgacCAAGAActgcatggacctaacattcgaTCTCATTCAGTAttaaaggggtggggtgggggagggggttgcaAACTGCAATAGAGACTGTAGATCGCTTCTGTAGTACTCCTTAAGAACacaaagggggtgggggaggggaggcgggagggaggtttGTGAGAGCGAGGCCCAGCCTGCAGATGAGCTCTTTCTGGCCTGCCTTCCATAactgtgtatgtacatatatatattttttaatttgatgaaagCTGATTACTGTCAATAAACAGCTTCATGCCTTTGTAAGttatttcatgtttgtttgtttgggtgtCCTGCCCAGCCTTGTTTGTAAATAAGAGATTTGGAGCACTCTGAGTTTACCATTTGtaataaagtatataatttttttatgttttgtttctgaaaattCCGGAAAggatatttaagaaaatacaataaaatattgaaaaagttacccctcccccaacctcttTTCTGCATTATCTATAGATTACTTGTGTAGGTGGAGTTGAAAGAGTTGAGTGTCAATTAAAATCACTGTGGGTGCTTCTTACTAGCAGGCCCTGAAAACTGTTGTCTGCTGGACTTGAGAAAGAACTGCAGCTGATGCTGTCATCAAGTTATACTTTTCCCTCCCCAACAATCTACATAGAGTTGCTTACAAAGGATAGTGTAGCATttcaggaagaagagagaagggaggttGTGGTGGAGAGGGACAGCCCACTGGGAAATCTAACATTTTAGTTTGGATTATATCAAGTGGCATGTGCTGTGACCATTTATAATGTTAGTAGAAATTTAAACAATAGATGCTTATTCTCAAAGCAGGAACGGTGGCAGATTTTTTACAAAAGCTGTATCCTTCCAATTTGGAATCTTTAACAATTCCTAGATAAAAGAGATGGTCTTTGcttatgaatatttataacaGCATTCTTGTCACAATAAACGTATTCAAATACCAATAACAGATCTtgatttcctttcccttttctacttttttccttccCAAGCTCTATTCTGAAGCTTTTCTTTTCAGTTGCTGGGTTAACATTACTGCCATCTGAAGTTATTTGGTAATTAAGAAGCAAAGAATTTAGGAAAAGTCAACACAGAAGTTGCAGTCTGGATGAAATGTTCTCCCTGcttcattcattctctttctctctctctccccccctaCTTCTCTTTCCACTCACCCCTCCCTGAAATAAACACCTGTGCCTAGACAAATTACCAGTATAGCAGTTTACTGTTTCAAATTCTTCTATAGTCTCTTCATTCGTCTCTAAAATAACCTTGCTTAAATTATTATAGACTCTCAAAAGATGGTAATCTAGATACTATAAAAAGATCCACAAGAGAAAAAACATGAACATAAATGCAGTGATTGCTTATGTATTAATAAACCTTCACTCTGGGGAAATAGCAAACTTAAATTCTGTCTGCAGATAAAACTTAGGAGATCAATAAGGCAGAACTCAACAAGGGAACAATTTTTGCTTGGTTGCTTTTAATCCCAAGAGCCAGTGTGATTATCAAGCAGCAAAAGCAATTTGATATCCAGGAATATTTCACAAACCACTAATTGAGGCAGGCCGTTTGCTCATTAGCAGTGCTCTAGTACACAACAGGTCTGAGAATGCTAATATCCTGCCTGTGGCTGTAAATCCAAAGACACAAAAGAGTTTTTCTTTGGAGGTTATCTAGGAGTGGAAGGTATTGGACTGAGTTGTTACCTATCAGATACTCCATTGTAATAATACTTCTTTAACAAAGGATTACTGGGAGCAGAGACGAGTTTGCCAAACAGTGAATTTGCCTATGTCAGCAACCCGGAAGGTGAGTTTATTTTGACCATATGTAGGAATAGTGATCAGAGGGACAATAAAGCACTCTGGGGTGGGGCTCTGTGGAAGCTAAACAAGAGCCAACTAGAAAAAATAAGCAGGCTGGGGAATTAATTACCTGCAAAGGTAGACTAAGCCCAGACAACAGAGCAGCACAAAAAAGCCACACCACTCCCCAGTTTGCTTTAGACTctgatgtttaaaagaaaaaaaaagcctgaaactCATACCTATCACTCCGTTTGTTTCAATTATGGCTTTGAATGTATATCCCTGAAACTCgaacaaaagagacagaaaaaaataattgtggtAGAGGAAATTCACCAGTGATCTCCTATAAACTTTGGAGACAGAAAATCAGATACTTGCAGACACTCAAAagtcaatgttaaaaaaagtCAATGTTATTTTGACACTCAATGAATTATTGTTTGGGTAACACTAACAGTTGGAGAAGATGAAACCAGTGGTACATGAAACCATGAATcctcttttactttgttttacatatgtatatttcagaAATTCTTAACTCTTTGTGTCCACTGGGGCAGAGGGCTCGTGAACTCAGTGAAAATGCCTACAAAATTGTGTTTGCATAtgggtgtgtacgtgtgtgcacacacacacacacacacatactccccTAGGGAGAGAGATCATTAGCTCTGTTTAGTTCTCAAAAAGTTCCATGACTCAAAAAAGGTTAATTTCTAAGCTGAATGTTTATACATTCACTATGAAAAACATATCTGTGTGTGAATTTGAATTTCATGCATTTTCACCTCTTCATGCTTCTTGTACAcatttctctgcctggaatactTTTCCTTCTGGCTCAACTGCTGAATCCTACCCATTTGTCAAGGCTTAGCAAAAGTGGCACCTTCTCTGTGATGCCTTTCGTGCTAACTCCCTCTTCAGGTGGAATGAATATTCTCCATTGAGCATCCCTAACATTTTATCAAAACTTCTGATAGCACTTATCAAAGGATTATCATTGTGAACCTGTGTCATGGTCAGAACCTACCCTATTCATCTGTGGACCCCAGACTCCTAGTACAGTTCCTGATTGCATAGATGttcataaaataaatgtgtgttaacAGGATAGACAATTGAACGTAAATGCTCCAAAATAATTCTAGGTTAATTTCTTCTAGTGCGATATACTTAATCCATTTCCAAGTGTACTACTCCAAATGGATTGAAGACCCTCAGAAAAGTCAAGTCTGGACAATCACCAGGTACTAAAGCCTAGTTCTCAATGAgtgctctttgttgttgttgttgttaagtcgcttcagtcgtgtccgactctgtgcgaccccatagacggccgcccaccaggctaccccgtccctgggattctccaggcaagaacactggagtgggttgccatttccttctccaatgcatgaaagtgaaaagtgaaagtgaagtcactcagtcgtgtctgactcagtcgtgaccccatggactgcagcctaccaggcttctccatccatgggattttccaggcaagagtactggagtcgggggCTCTTAAGAGAATTAAACTGGTTAGCACCTTCAttcttcctggcttccctggtagctcagtggtaaagaatctacctgccagtgcaggagatgcaaatttgttccctgggttggaaagatcctctggaaaaggaaataacaacccactccagtaatcttgcctgggaaatttggacagagaagcctagcaggctacagtccatggggtcacaaagagttagacacaactaagcaactaaactacATTCATTCTTCCCCAGCCACACAGAGTGTCCTTTCCATCCTCTACTAATGCAAGTGGGCATTTTCTTATATCAAATGGGCCTATTTGAAGCATTAGGCTTGGAGGTGGAGATTGGGAAGGATAAAATGTGATCATTAGGAAGGCACAAAAAATAGTTCTAGATGTAGCTTTATTAAAACCAACTATTTCATTGGTAATGACTGAAAGAAATTTCTGTTTGCAAATTTAATGTATTTCAGGGGTCCAGAAGTTGGTACTCAATGTTTACTTGATGGAGACATGCTAATATATCTAATCCCCATGTAATTTTATTATTAGAGAAGATGCACATCGATTGAaccaaggaaaaaaatgtctttcagtCTTGCTCACCCCTTGCTCCCACCACCTACTTCTATATGTATCAAGTAGAACATtatagaagaaggaaagagggcTAGAAGCTGGGATAGCCACAGAAGATGAAACAATCCCTTCCTAACTCTGGAATTTGGCTCTAGTTTTTTGGTTTTGGACTTTTGACATCACAAAAAGGGCATTGCCCTGGGCCTACAACACAAACCCTGTTCTCTAGGAACTCCCAGTCTGATGGGGAGGAGTACAGAGATGAAGCAGAAAGAGGTGCCAGATGCAGGAGGAGGTGTCTTTATCAGGAAAGACTTCACATGTGAAGTTACATCTTGGTGGAACTCAGCAGGCAGAAAAGGATGGAGGAGGAACCTGTATGCAAAGGCACAAGGCATCAGAAAACATGTGACGGGGGACTTGTAAGCTGCTTAGAGAGGCTGGAAATAaagatgtgaaaagaaaaatgaaggagaagAAGCAGAAAAGTTTAAGGTTTCATTTGTCAAGTACTATCTGTTCCATGCCAAGGTTTGGTTGTTATCCTAGTCTTTATGGAGAAATACTCGAATTGAGACtgattaaagaaagctgagcgccaaaggattgatacttttgaaatggggttagagaagactcttgagagtcccttggaccgcaaggagatccaaccagtccatcctaaaggaaatcagtcctgaatattcattggaaggactgatgctgaagctgaaattctaatactttggccacctgatgcaaagaactgactcatttgaaaagaccctgatgctgggaaagattgaaggcaggaggagaaggggataacagaggatgagatggttggatggcatcaccgactcaatggacatgagtttgggtaaactctgagagttggtgatggacagggaggccggcatgctgcagtccatggggtcgcaaaaagtcagacatgactgggcaactgaactgaaccaagatgATTTAAGAGTTCAACATGTCAAGAGTAGAAAAGAGAGGGTAAGGAATTTGAGAGGAAGGGTCAGCATGAGAAGAAGCCTGGGGAAAACTCTAGGGTGCCCTAAGCGTGACAGGAAGGCATATCTCCTTGGATTCGGGTGAGCAGATGAAAGGAGTGAGCACTGAGATTGGTGCTGACCAGTTTATACTTTTGTCCTCTCCAATGCACTTTCTCCCCTTcagtttcactttattttcaccacTACCCTGCATGCATCATTGTTAGTAACTGTGTTTCACAGGAACAGAAGCTGAGGCTCCCAGTGAGTTTTAAGAGTTTCTGATGAGGTTCCTCATCCAGTGACTGACAGGGCCATGATTAGGTCCCCAGCCATCAAGAACCATATCGTTCTCCTCTGTTGTTTCACAAACCAGATGCCCTGGTGATCCCGGGACACCTTGATTCTACAGTAAGGACCCTGAGGAACTGAATTAGTCATCAGAAGGTTCTTTGATGTGCACAGCATCTGAGCAAAGGTAATCAGATAGTCTCCTGGGATATTTCATCCATGCTAGTAATGTCTAATGAACTCTCCTTGCCCTGATGCAAACCCATCCACTCTGGAGGGACCAGAATACTAGTGCTGAGAAGCCCTGACAATTTCTTGCTATACAAACTTCCTTCATGTACATCCACTAAAAGACATTGCCTGATGGTTGCttcatcattccttcaaaaaacTGGGTTACCAGATCACTGAGTTACTGCCTTCTTGGGCTATAAATATTCACTAGCTACTTGGACAGAACCTGGGTGTTTCCCAGGCCTCCTTGGGACTTTCTGTACATTAGCTTCTGCTGATAGCAGATCTCTTCCAGGGTGTATTTGATTCATCCTGTATTCACGCTTGTAGGAAGGAATATCCTGACCTTATGGCAAATCTTGAAAAAAGATAAGTAGGCACCTGGACCATTATATAATCAATCACGCTACCAGTTAGGATGCTTACACAGGCCAGTAACAGAAGGCACAATTTAAACAAGGTCCCAGGCGAATATAGCAGCTCAGCAACATCATCATGGgctttcatcttttcctttcacCATCCTCAGGGTGTGAGAGATGCTCCTTGTGTGGACTCAAGACAGCAccaacagggacttcccaggtagtccagtgattaagaatccgccttctaGTGCAAGGGAtgggggcttgatccctggttgggaactaagctcccacatgccttgggacaaGCTCCGTGTACTGCAGCTACTAAGCCTACATtccacaaggaaagatcctgcgtgctgaagctaagacctgatgcagccagataaataatgattttttaccaaataagtaaaaatcaaGGCTCTGATAGTAAGAAATAACTGAGTTGGAGGATGACTTTTGGACTGGTAGATAGTCATTAGTGCTCTCCACCagatatttccagttttcctcttGGGTACAAGGTAGGGTAGTACTTCCCTATCTTCTACCTTTTGGATGTTGAGTAAGAGGCCTTGTGACTTCGTCAGCCAATGAAATACCAGCAGTGGTGACCTCCTTGACTTCTTTAAGAGGAAGAGTGAGATTTGCcacatttccttttcccagcctTGGCAACCGTGGAAGCACAGAGATGGAACATCTATTAACCTGGCCCTTAAATGACGTTGATGCAGATTAGAGTCCGTCCCCACGCTCAGCATCTACAGTAGACATTTAACAGGCACAAGGATTAAACCTTTGTTGTATTAAGACACAGAGATTTGAGGACATCTTGTTATTGTAGCATTACCTAGACTTTCCTAACCGCTCCAGTAGGAAACAACAGTGTCTGCCATACATATAGTTAAATCAAAAAACCTGTAAAATATTCAATATACATAACAGTTAGTAAATTTCTACTATGTAGCAGACACTGTACAAGGACTTACAAGGTAAATGTTAGGGTTTTATTGTAATACATGAGAAAATGGAGGTTTCTATCTTATTCAGGTTCAAAAAATAAGTAACTTGGGGAAGCTCGAAGTGAATCCAGGTTCTTCTTTATTCCAGAGAGCTTGCTTTGCTCACCTATGACCTTGCCCTTGAGTAGTACTGCCGCATGAATTTATATCTCAGTGGAACCTCACAGCCTCCCTGCCATAGGCATTGCTATCACTGCATACTgcgaatgaggaaactgagattcagagaagaaAACTAACTTGCAAGACTACAAAACTGGGAACACACCAGAGACTGCCCTTTCCATAGTTCCTTGCTACCCTTCTGACCACATGAAGAGTTGCAACGTTACAAGCTAGAAGAGAGAAGTGGAGCTTTAGGACTTAGTGGCAACACAGGGATTTTGGAGTCAGGTACCCATGGGTTCAGCCTGGAAGCTCAAAGCTGGGAGGTGCAGATCAATTTCTTTAATGTTGCTAAGTCCTTCTTTTGTAAAAATAAGGCCAGCCATGGCTACCTCAGAAGGTTGCCGAAAAGGTTCAGATATATGCTGGAAGGTTCAGATGCCCCGTATAGAACAGGCAAGCAATAATTAGTCATTTTTCCACTGTAGATTTGTTAACTTAAGAAGAAATGATCAGGAATCCCACCTCCCTGCCAAAGCCAGTGcagatgcatacacacacacacacacacacacatatacacaccccaCACCACcatgactgaaatgaaaacattttccatTAAGATTCAACGAGGTCTCCTAGGACCTGCTTCTTGGTCATATAAGGGCTGGCAGGTCCTCTCTGCGGGCTGGAGAAAAGTTTTGTTTCCCCAGCTGCACTCACAGGGGAATACTCTGCAGGCATGGCGTTGGGAACCTGTTTGGCTTGGCTCAGAGGCCTGTCAGCACATTCAGGAAGTGAAGTCAGAAGAGGCAGGATTTCAAACAGCCAGCTGCACATGAATGCCCGAGCGGTGAAATGCCTTATCCAAGCAGGGTGCCTCTCAGCCTGGGTTGCCCTGAGAGCTGTCAAATGAGCCTCTGAGGATGGCTCTGGACCAGGAAAGGAAGAAGCGATTGGTGGCACGCAGAGAAGGGCCATGACTTCACAGCAAAGCAGCCAGAAGGGCTGTGTGGCATCATCTCAGCCACCTCTTCTCTCTCAGGTTGCTGCGAGAAGAGTTAGCTTCATCCTCAGTCTCCACGTGATAGTGTCCAGCTGCTCCCACT
Proteins encoded in this region:
- the JUN gene encoding transcription factor AP-1, yielding MTAKMETTFYDDALNASFLQSESGAYGYSNPKILKQSMTLNLADPVGSLKPHLRAKNSDLLTSPDVGLLKLASPELERLIIQSSNGHITTTPTPTQFLCPKNVTDEQEGFAEGFVRALAELHSQNTLPSVTSAAQPVSGAGLVAPAVASVAGGSGSGGFSASLHSEPPVYANLSNFNPGSLSSGGGAPSYGAAGLAFPAQPQQQQQQPPQPPHHLPQQIPVQHPRLQALKEEPQTVPEMPGETPPLSPIDMESQERIKAERKRMRNRIAASKCRKRKLERIARLEEKVKTLKAQNSELASTANMLREQVAQLKQKVMNHVNSGCQLMLTQQLQTF